In Chryseobacterium gleum, a single genomic region encodes these proteins:
- a CDS encoding toxin TcdB middle/N-terminal domain-containing protein, producing MNIYAPLANIYHLYNDSSETPLRQFNNISLVSSKNGTGVPVGVSSGTITGTFIKPITVRDININVLRKQTNGTVTLIANQSFAYNSAGNNSISFNTGSLSEGDILYYQVKSDVNEKWENLSFNNLKLTINYNGDNIDIPIIPDFQFFNLKTNTPSTFKSHFSPPANFSNYGLYAKLADKPEGNYTFIVRTRPVGTGNFAIPQITTINWTGSASSIQQLSIYQSIQQGYEYYVECYSDLGADEGLDGYTSNIQVELREPVYFNTSAPTVFATHDINVYGKDTDKIYQTGSTSNLSQDDGRFGAMYRNWGQFIYHGGYGTLPAACSQLQSQLVDYGSQAIDPGKLVPPNDPNDSTPLNERVFIMMNAYNGRDLNAPTNSDYVQRFVGISKTTYVQNQDVSTSRMGMTDMGVLSQGSSSDAPGIFNAPVKQSKTTNNNTGSSLGAGPFSLNNTTSSGNTINTLDYFDMNGDGYPDVLNGNMIQYTNMIGMLSAYTIAGANDNSHRTDHSNSGKGMGQNYPLSGKSNNSSNKNAQQAAEAGINFSAGSSNGSDSSNYSYIDINGDGLLDKVAESGQVQLNLGYSYAAPENLSYGSFRNGETTSSNLGAGASIGGTTTSNLPKGLSMFNASISFGAGKSETLSDQKTSLIDINNDGLADLVSVSGGNLNVQLNTGNRFVSIPWNASSAIQQDVSRGYNLNIAATASVLIPIGTTGNSFKISINPSSSFGEGDSNVQQQIMDLNGDGYPDLLRSQVDGNGNFINNTGLVKYSTIGTTNLLKKVTTPMGGSWEVTYERTGNTYDMPQNKYVLKSVITNDGFTGDNAFGPDVSKITVDYDNPYYSRRERTFYGFAQVITNQMDTKQGGAASNVVYRKTVQRFHNKNYYLKGLLTDELFTDAAGKIWKITGIEYNLRRIKDTNTPWIYLQLEDEKNYGDYGYACFVTVRRKIAALTEGETGAKSTSTFFTNFDQWGNVTKSYDHGDPDIGTSEVLYTDTNYTLINPSSYIIMPTSVKSVVLGTQGLTREKKAEYNANGDLSKLAILNQGANYAVYDFEYDVYGNITKSTGPENNGGQRFFHQYTYDDYIKTYPVKVQDAFGYSSKTQYDFRFGLPTLTEDMNLQPMKFVYDAKARITEIVGPYEMFNNIPWTIKFEYNPITNAPQNASNAQSYAITKHYDPEYTDSTINTITIADGNGDAIQVKKTGDIHNEGVKYIVAGKVEQDAFGRALKTYYPTTESIGTNNTLYNAAVDSIEPTINQYDILDRVVYTKLPGENLFSTVTYGFGTDVQGRNMFQTTFKDELGSVKKTYTDIKGRTTSVHEVSNTGDIKTQFTHDAIGEILQVKDVQNNITTSVYDDLGRRISYTHPDSGTTTYKYDKASNMLSKTNSANEEVQYEYDYTRLKAVNYPVYPENNVKYYYGNALDASAMDNNAVGKLWYQTDATGTQYLKYGRLGELTYQRRSVAVPGAGVYWFGTEWKYDTWNRVKSIIYPDGEVVNYKYNRAGNLNNVSSDKDGNHYKMINGIGYDKFEQRVYLANGNGTETTYEYETNRRRLLKMYAKNSNRYFMQNTYQYDVVSNVMQVHNNAPVVSGLLGGGTNHAYGYDDLYRLTSASGNWRGINTQAQEERHRYTVSMTYDNMHNIMSKTQKHEWTTGATNNNWTALEPTSYRLNYKYENTAHPHAPSTIVDEPNLVPSSTCCNPNDPGVKFQHYKYDAKGNPTGIDQETCTFTEAKAVYMWDEENRLRFVDTNPSTPEVDGAAIYTYDAGGERIIKDVLSSGVLFRTGGEQTSTWPQPLYTSHSATIYPNGLVTVNFIFDNSQPGTTLPRYTKHYYAGSQRIVSKIGTSPNIGMFDCNWLIIPLGGTTPPINPVNVSNTILQTAIQSNLNTMQVNNITAPPNYGQNAGYNGNCVNDYTGPKEEQIYWLHPDHLGSSSYITGVDGEVTQNIEYFPSGEVFVENHNKGSNNSLYKFNGKELDAETGYYYYGARYYNPRVSLWLNVDPLADYNPFYNKEHYIDGQHNGGAYNSGNLNPYIYTYQNPVRYIDPNGKQVDAVFNKSTGNLAIIPDVSKVNTKLPYKFVSAKNYSELRASDKTKYNYGILVRGVFTGGHSENGNVTRDPDRPQQKPIPNGNYDILDNNADTRHTGWFRLDKKDGSPYNDKDDATGRDGFRFHLGTESWGCVTCDVSQGDRKQEWSIITDALNSTKTESVPEKRGNQKWNPLSWLTKYGTLRVTGKDKVPTKKEGK from the coding sequence TTGAATATATATGCTCCGTTAGCCAATATATATCATTTATATAATGATTCATCAGAAACGCCACTGCGCCAATTTAATAATATAAGTCTGGTAAGCAGCAAAAACGGAACAGGAGTGCCTGTAGGGGTAAGTTCGGGAACAATTACGGGAACATTCATTAAACCGATAACTGTACGAGATATCAATATTAATGTTTTAAGAAAGCAGACAAATGGTACTGTAACACTTATAGCGAATCAGTCATTTGCATATAATAGTGCGGGAAATAATTCTATTTCCTTTAACACAGGATCGTTGTCAGAAGGAGATATTCTATATTATCAGGTAAAATCTGATGTAAATGAAAAATGGGAGAATCTAAGCTTTAATAATTTAAAACTAACAATAAACTATAACGGAGATAATATTGACATTCCAATAATTCCTGATTTTCAATTCTTTAATCTTAAAACAAATACCCCGTCGACCTTTAAATCTCACTTTTCTCCTCCTGCTAACTTTAGTAATTATGGACTATATGCAAAGCTGGCAGATAAACCAGAGGGCAACTATACTTTTATTGTAAGAACAAGGCCGGTAGGAACAGGAAACTTTGCGATACCTCAGATAACGACAATAAATTGGACCGGTAGTGCAAGTTCTATTCAGCAGCTTTCCATTTATCAGTCTATCCAGCAGGGCTATGAATATTATGTGGAGTGCTACTCTGATCTTGGTGCCGATGAGGGCTTAGATGGCTATACTTCTAATATACAGGTTGAGCTCCGTGAGCCTGTATATTTCAACACTTCTGCACCAACTGTATTTGCTACTCATGATATAAATGTTTATGGCAAAGACACAGATAAAATATATCAAACAGGATCTACATCCAATCTTTCACAAGATGATGGAAGGTTTGGAGCAATGTACAGAAACTGGGGGCAGTTTATATATCATGGTGGATATGGAACTCTTCCTGCTGCGTGTAGTCAGTTACAAAGTCAGTTAGTCGATTATGGAAGCCAGGCAATAGATCCAGGAAAGTTGGTTCCTCCTAATGATCCAAATGATTCTACTCCTTTGAATGAAAGAGTATTTATCATGATGAATGCTTATAATGGACGAGATCTTAATGCACCAACGAATTCAGACTATGTTCAAAGATTTGTCGGAATTAGCAAAACTACTTACGTTCAAAATCAGGATGTTTCTACCTCTAGAATGGGGATGACTGATATGGGAGTACTTTCACAGGGTTCATCATCAGATGCTCCCGGAATTTTTAATGCACCGGTGAAACAGTCAAAAACAACTAATAATAATACAGGTTCCTCCCTGGGAGCTGGACCGTTTTCATTAAATAATACGACGTCTTCCGGTAACACGATCAATACGCTGGATTATTTTGATATGAACGGAGATGGCTATCCGGATGTATTGAATGGTAATATGATCCAGTATACCAATATGATCGGTATGCTTTCCGCTTATACAATAGCGGGGGCAAATGATAACTCGCATAGAACAGATCATTCCAATTCAGGAAAAGGAATGGGGCAGAATTATCCGTTATCAGGAAAATCCAATAATTCCAGCAATAAGAATGCACAGCAGGCTGCCGAAGCAGGAATTAACTTCTCTGCTGGATCGTCTAATGGAAGTGATAGTTCAAACTATAGCTATATAGATATTAATGGTGATGGTTTATTAGATAAGGTTGCAGAGAGTGGGCAGGTACAGCTCAATTTAGGATATTCTTATGCCGCTCCGGAAAACCTTTCTTATGGAAGCTTTAGAAATGGAGAAACAACTTCTTCCAACTTAGGAGCGGGAGCATCTATTGGGGGAACTACAACGAGCAACCTGCCTAAAGGATTAAGTATGTTCAATGCGAGTATATCTTTCGGAGCAGGGAAATCAGAAACACTTAGTGATCAGAAAACATCATTGATAGATATAAATAATGATGGATTAGCAGATTTAGTTAGCGTTTCCGGGGGAAACCTAAATGTGCAGTTAAATACAGGGAACAGATTTGTTTCAATACCATGGAATGCATCTTCAGCTATTCAGCAGGATGTTTCCAGAGGATATAATTTAAACATAGCGGCTACCGCATCTGTACTTATTCCGATTGGAACTACCGGAAATTCATTTAAAATTTCTATAAATCCAAGCTCAAGCTTTGGAGAAGGAGACAGCAATGTGCAGCAGCAGATTATGGATCTAAATGGAGATGGATATCCGGACTTGTTGAGATCACAAGTTGATGGGAATGGAAACTTTATCAACAATACAGGTCTTGTAAAATATTCTACCATTGGAACAACCAATCTTCTTAAGAAAGTAACCACTCCAATGGGAGGTTCTTGGGAAGTTACTTATGAAAGGACCGGAAACACCTATGATATGCCTCAAAACAAATATGTGTTGAAAAGCGTAATTACTAATGATGGATTTACCGGGGATAATGCTTTTGGACCGGATGTTTCTAAAATCACAGTAGATTATGATAATCCATATTACAGTAGAAGAGAAAGGACTTTTTATGGATTTGCCCAAGTAATAACAAACCAGATGGATACCAAACAGGGAGGAGCCGCCTCCAATGTGGTGTACAGAAAAACAGTACAGCGCTTCCATAATAAAAATTATTATTTAAAAGGGCTTTTAACTGATGAACTTTTTACTGACGCCGCTGGGAAAATCTGGAAAATAACAGGTATTGAATATAATTTAAGACGGATAAAAGATACCAATACCCCTTGGATATATTTACAGCTGGAAGATGAGAAAAACTACGGAGACTACGGATATGCTTGTTTTGTTACTGTACGTAGAAAGATTGCTGCATTAACGGAAGGAGAGACAGGCGCAAAATCGACCTCTACTTTCTTCACAAATTTTGACCAATGGGGAAATGTGACGAAATCCTATGATCATGGGGATCCGGACATTGGCACCTCTGAGGTATTATACACCGATACTAATTATACGTTAATCAACCCATCGTCCTATATTATTATGCCAACATCCGTTAAGAGCGTGGTGCTTGGTACACAAGGTTTAACCAGAGAAAAAAAAGCGGAGTATAACGCGAATGGTGATCTATCAAAACTTGCGATCCTTAACCAGGGTGCAAACTATGCAGTGTATGATTTTGAATACGATGTGTATGGAAATATCACTAAATCCACAGGGCCTGAAAATAATGGAGGTCAAAGGTTTTTCCATCAGTATACTTATGATGATTATATCAAAACATATCCGGTAAAAGTTCAGGATGCATTTGGGTATAGCAGCAAAACCCAATATGATTTCCGCTTTGGATTACCAACACTTACCGAAGATATGAATCTTCAGCCCATGAAGTTTGTGTATGATGCCAAAGCCAGAATCACAGAAATTGTTGGTCCATACGAGATGTTTAACAATATTCCATGGACAATCAAATTTGAATATAATCCAATTACCAATGCTCCGCAAAATGCTTCCAATGCACAATCTTATGCAATTACGAAGCATTATGATCCGGAATACACAGACAGTACCATTAATACGATTACCATTGCCGATGGAAACGGAGATGCCATTCAGGTAAAGAAAACAGGAGACATCCATAATGAAGGAGTAAAATATATTGTTGCCGGAAAAGTAGAACAGGATGCATTTGGCAGAGCTTTAAAGACATATTATCCGACAACTGAAAGTATAGGAACGAATAATACTCTATATAATGCAGCCGTAGATAGTATTGAACCTACCATCAATCAGTATGATATATTAGACAGGGTGGTTTATACTAAATTGCCGGGAGAAAACCTGTTCTCAACAGTTACTTATGGTTTCGGAACAGATGTGCAGGGAAGAAATATGTTTCAAACAACCTTCAAAGATGAACTGGGAAGTGTTAAGAAAACTTACACGGATATCAAAGGTAGAACCACTTCTGTTCATGAAGTGTCCAATACAGGAGATATTAAAACCCAATTCACTCATGATGCCATTGGAGAGATTTTACAGGTAAAAGATGTTCAGAATAACATTACAACCTCTGTATATGATGATCTGGGAAGAAGGATTTCTTACACTCATCCGGATAGTGGAACTACTACGTATAAGTATGACAAAGCAAGTAATATGCTGTCTAAAACCAATTCTGCCAATGAAGAAGTTCAGTATGAATATGATTATACGAGATTGAAGGCTGTTAACTATCCTGTATATCCTGAGAATAATGTGAAGTATTATTACGGAAATGCATTAGATGCTTCAGCAATGGATAATAATGCGGTAGGAAAATTATGGTACCAGACGGATGCTACCGGAACTCAATATCTGAAATATGGAAGATTAGGAGAGCTTACCTATCAAAGAAGATCTGTAGCGGTTCCGGGAGCGGGAGTGTATTGGTTTGGCACAGAATGGAAGTATGATACATGGAACCGTGTAAAATCCATTATCTATCCTGACGGCGAAGTGGTAAACTATAAGTATAACAGAGCCGGAAACTTAAATAACGTTTCTTCTGATAAAGATGGAAATCATTATAAAATGATCAATGGAATCGGCTATGATAAATTTGAGCAAAGAGTCTATTTAGCAAACGGAAACGGAACGGAAACTACGTATGAGTATGAAACCAACCGCAGAAGATTGCTTAAAATGTATGCTAAAAACAGCAACAGGTACTTTATGCAGAATACCTATCAGTATGACGTGGTTTCTAATGTAATGCAGGTGCATAATAACGCCCCGGTGGTCAGTGGATTGCTCGGAGGAGGAACTAATCATGCCTATGGATATGATGATCTGTACCGCCTTACGTCTGCTTCAGGAAACTGGAGAGGGATTAATACTCAGGCACAGGAAGAACGTCATCGCTATACGGTTAGCATGACTTATGATAATATGCACAATATCATGAGCAAAACCCAGAAGCACGAATGGACTACCGGAGCAACCAATAATAACTGGACAGCCCTGGAGCCGACTTCTTATAGATTGAATTATAAGTACGAAAATACGGCCCATCCGCATGCTCCTTCTACGATTGTTGATGAGCCTAACTTGGTGCCATCCTCTACATGCTGTAACCCGAATGATCCGGGAGTGAAGTTCCAACACTATAAATATGATGCGAAAGGAAATCCTACCGGAATTGATCAGGAAACGTGTACATTTACAGAAGCAAAAGCGGTATATATGTGGGATGAAGAAAACCGTCTGCGTTTTGTAGATACCAATCCTTCTACTCCTGAAGTTGACGGAGCGGCAATCTACACCTACGACGCAGGGGGAGAAAGAATTATAAAAGACGTTCTGTCTTCAGGAGTTCTGTTTAGAACAGGAGGAGAGCAAACCAGCACCTGGCCTCAGCCGTTATATACCTCTCATTCTGCAACGATCTATCCTAACGGACTGGTAACGGTAAACTTCATATTTGATAATTCTCAGCCTGGAACGACATTACCACGTTACACCAAACACTATTATGCAGGAAGCCAAAGAATAGTAAGTAAAATAGGAACCAGCCCGAATATCGGGATGTTTGATTGTAACTGGCTGATCATTCCGTTAGGAGGTACCACTCCTCCAATAAACCCGGTGAATGTATCCAATACTATTCTGCAAACCGCTATTCAGAGCAACTTGAATACTATGCAGGTAAATAATATTACTGCACCACCTAATTATGGACAAAATGCAGGATATAATGGAAATTGTGTTAATGATTATACAGGGCCAAAGGAAGAGCAAATCTATTGGCTCCATCCGGACCACTTAGGTTCAAGCAGCTATATTACAGGAGTAGATGGTGAAGTAACACAGAATATAGAATATTTCCCAAGCGGCGAGGTATTTGTAGAGAATCATAATAAAGGAAGCAATAACAGTCTGTATAAGTTTAATGGCAAGGAACTTGATGCTGAAACTGGGTATTATTATTATGGAGCGAGGTATTATAATCCTAGAGTTTCTCTTTGGTTGAATGTGGATCCGCTAGCTGATTATAATCCTTTCTATAACAAAGAGCATTACATAGACGGACAGCACAACGGTGGAGCCTATAATTCTGGAAATCTTAATCCTTATATTTATACCTATCAGAATCCTGTACGATACATTGACCCTAATGGGAAGCAGGTAGATGCAGTATTTAACAAATCAACAGGAAACCTTGCCATTATACCTGATGTAAGTAAAGTCAATACAAAATTGCCTTACAAATTTGTATCTGCCAAAAATTATAGTGAATTAAGAGCTTCTGACAAAACCAAATACAACTATGGAATACTTGTAAGAGGTGTATTTACAGGTGGGCATTCTGAAAATGGAAATGTTACAAGAGATCCTGATAGACCACAACAAAAACCTATACCAAATGGTAATTATGATATTTTAGATAATAATGCAGATACTAGGCACACAGGCTGGTTCAGATTAGATAAAAAAGATGGTAGCCCATATAATGATAAGGATGATGCCACAGGAAGAGATGGTTTTAGATTTCATTTAGGAACTGAAAGCTGGGGTTGCGTTACTTGTGATGTTTCACAAGGAGATAGAAAACAAGAATGGAGTATTATAACTGATGCTCTTAATTCAACAAAAACAGAATCAGTTCCAGAAAAACGAGGAAATCAAAAATGGAATCCACTCTCTTGGTTAACGAAGTATGGAACTTTAAGAGTTACAGGAAAAGATAAAGTACCCACTAAAAAAGAAGGAAAATGA
- a CDS encoding helix-turn-helix domain-containing protein gives MSIPEKEIPVHHLTSEKFQMSTLSAAGPENFHDVHRHNFFEIIWFREVFESSRLELDFESYRLENNQICIIAPGQAFNMKLAGEEGYAMAISREIFNEACDIESVLNGGELPFLLNPKNEKTCITIISLMEQEYKTTARTELLKAYLKALCIIIGEQIIPQEPLQNDRQRIQELVGLIERNYIAHKETDFYADQLKISSHHLNDIVRLLRGTTVKKMISQRLILEAKRELSFGALTVKEIAFKLGFNDASYFSRFFKKHTGQTPDCFKNNEKR, from the coding sequence ATGAGTATACCAGAAAAAGAAATACCGGTTCACCATCTGACTTCTGAAAAGTTTCAGATGAGCACCCTGAGTGCAGCAGGTCCTGAAAATTTCCATGATGTACACCGGCATAATTTTTTTGAAATTATCTGGTTCAGGGAAGTCTTTGAAAGCAGTCGTTTGGAACTGGATTTTGAAAGCTACAGACTTGAAAACAATCAAATCTGTATCATTGCACCAGGACAGGCCTTCAATATGAAACTGGCAGGCGAGGAAGGATATGCAATGGCAATAAGCAGGGAAATTTTCAACGAAGCATGTGATATAGAGTCAGTACTCAACGGAGGAGAACTACCCTTTCTTTTGAATCCAAAAAATGAAAAGACCTGCATTACCATTATCTCTCTGATGGAACAGGAATATAAAACCACAGCAAGGACAGAACTTTTGAAGGCTTACCTGAAAGCATTATGTATCATCATCGGGGAACAGATCATTCCTCAGGAGCCTCTACAAAATGACCGTCAGCGTATTCAGGAACTGGTGGGACTTATTGAGCGGAATTATATAGCCCATAAAGAAACAGATTTCTATGCAGACCAGCTCAAAATAAGCAGCCACCATCTTAATGATATTGTACGTCTTTTGAGGGGGACAACGGTAAAAAAGATGATTTCCCAGCGTCTCATTCTGGAAGCCAAAAGAGAGCTTAGCTTTGGAGCGCTTACAGTGAAGGAAATTGCTTTTAAACTAGGTTTTAACGATGCTTCATATTTTTCAAGATTTTTCAAGAAACATACCGGCCAGACACCAGATTGTTTTAAGAATAATGAAAAAAGATAA
- a CDS encoding multidrug effflux MFS transporter, producing MKKNLNIVVFILALLNTLESLSIDLYLPAFPNMAKIFNTDIGHIQISISVFFAGFAFGQLLWGPLSDKKGRKPVLYSGLLLFITGATAIYFTSDIYVLWGMRFLQAFGGSAGIVVGRAIIIDLYDKHKAVTIFSQQSQISGIAPIVAPLLGSVFLKFWGWNSSFAFLCIMGLITFFMVYKYVPETNTRINLPDDEATDEKKLKDQLKMIISNRDFISSTMVGSIAFASLIIYISNAPFLFMEIHGFSSSVFSFIFAFNSLALITAAYITPKLIKRISNSTLLFVATVILLVVCTLHILIAAKNLSVALEIAMLYLSLLAIGILFPITSAHALSPFKEGRGTAAALLGFMQLMVTFLMSALLGFLEADSIIPMVVTRSAMALIAVWFGYRIFKTQKKESVHTQSSTETNPAI from the coding sequence ATGAAGAAGAATTTGAATATTGTAGTGTTTATTCTTGCACTGCTCAACACACTGGAGTCTCTAAGTATAGATCTTTATCTTCCTGCTTTTCCCAATATGGCGAAGATTTTTAATACCGATATCGGACATATCCAGATATCCATTTCTGTATTCTTTGCCGGATTTGCTTTCGGACAGCTGTTATGGGGACCTTTATCTGATAAGAAAGGACGTAAGCCTGTCCTGTACTCTGGACTTTTACTTTTTATTACAGGAGCCACGGCCATCTATTTTACCTCAGATATTTATGTATTATGGGGCATGCGCTTTTTGCAGGCGTTTGGAGGCAGTGCCGGAATTGTTGTAGGAAGGGCGATCATTATTGATCTGTATGATAAGCACAAAGCAGTCACTATCTTTTCCCAGCAGTCGCAGATCAGCGGTATCGCTCCTATTGTTGCGCCGTTACTGGGGAGTGTATTCCTTAAATTCTGGGGTTGGAACAGTTCTTTTGCTTTTTTATGCATTATGGGGCTTATAACCTTTTTTATGGTGTATAAATATGTACCCGAAACCAATACCCGAATCAATCTTCCCGATGATGAAGCAACGGATGAAAAAAAGTTAAAAGATCAGCTGAAAATGATTATTTCCAACAGAGATTTTATCAGCAGTACCATGGTAGGAAGTATTGCTTTTGCTTCTCTGATCATTTATATCTCAAATGCTCCGTTTCTATTCATGGAAATTCATGGTTTCTCAAGCAGTGTATTCAGCTTTATATTTGCCTTTAATTCACTGGCTTTGATTACTGCAGCTTATATTACACCTAAACTGATTAAAAGAATAAGCAATTCAACGCTTTTATTTGTAGCTACAGTTATTTTACTGGTGGTATGTACGCTTCATATCCTGATTGCGGCAAAAAATTTATCCGTAGCACTGGAAATTGCTATGCTTTATCTGTCATTGCTTGCTATTGGTATTTTGTTTCCGATTACATCAGCTCATGCACTATCTCCGTTTAAAGAAGGAAGAGGAACGGCCGCTGCACTACTGGGATTTATGCAGCTTATGGTTACATTTTTAATGTCAGCATTGCTGGGCTTTTTAGAAGCAGATTCTATAATCCCGATGGTGGTAACCCGTTCTGCAATGGCATTGATCGCAGTGTGGTTTGGATATCGTATTTTTAAGACCCAGAAAAAGGAAAGCGTACATACACAATCTTCCACAGAAACTAATCCTGCTATTTGA
- a CDS encoding DUF6268 family outer membrane beta-barrel protein: MKRTLSAALCCILPLGCWVNAQSGLSAELKTEYIPASNYIRPEDSTKTNSKSDFKRVDLNLSIPLSVKKDTDGKVRAWSMLLSGSYAKMAHKNYETRLFPDEMLNAQVGIQHMRPLGKKWSMMMTASVGVYTDLEKVDFDDVLGQGGILFIRHFNPNLSLGAGPVLTTAFGVPMILPWIYFDWKTNGKIKFNINFPEGMEAGYLFSDKFALKAVVELNGMTAERNINGKSMLLGYQQITAGLRPELKINDKLTLRLTGGTAILRSFSENDRKISSIFRDKKIADPRFSSTFYAAVSLRWNLP; the protein is encoded by the coding sequence ATGAAAAGAACCCTTTCGGCAGCTCTATGCTGTATATTGCCATTAGGATGTTGGGTGAATGCACAGTCCGGGCTCTCCGCAGAGCTTAAAACCGAGTATATTCCGGCATCGAATTATATCCGTCCTGAAGACAGTACAAAAACCAACTCTAAAAGTGATTTTAAAAGAGTAGATCTAAATCTCAGCATTCCGCTGTCTGTAAAAAAAGATACCGATGGCAAAGTAAGAGCATGGTCTATGCTGTTGAGCGGATCTTACGCAAAGATGGCGCACAAAAATTACGAAACTCGGCTTTTTCCGGATGAGATGCTGAATGCACAGGTCGGAATACAGCATATGAGACCTTTGGGCAAAAAGTGGAGCATGATGATGACAGCGTCTGTGGGAGTATATACAGACCTTGAAAAGGTAGACTTTGACGATGTGCTGGGGCAGGGAGGTATTTTGTTTATCAGGCATTTTAATCCTAATCTTTCCCTGGGCGCCGGGCCGGTACTTACCACAGCTTTCGGTGTTCCTATGATTTTACCGTGGATTTATTTTGACTGGAAAACAAACGGGAAAATTAAATTCAATATCAATTTCCCGGAAGGAATGGAAGCCGGATATCTTTTCTCTGATAAATTTGCCTTAAAAGCCGTTGTAGAACTGAACGGAATGACAGCAGAGAGAAATATAAACGGAAAATCGATGTTGCTGGGTTATCAGCAGATCACCGCCGGGCTCAGACCGGAATTAAAAATCAATGACAAGCTCACATTACGTCTTACGGGAGGAACGGCGATATTGAGGAGCTTTAGTGAAAATGATCGGAAAATCAGCAGCATTTTCAGAGATAAAAAAATAGCTGATCCAAGATTTTCCAGTACATTTTACGCAGCAGTATCATTACGCTGGAATCTGCCATAA
- a CDS encoding LytR/AlgR family response regulator transcription factor, which translates to MSFNIPKMKCLIIDDEPLARFHLKELADQIDFLSVEGTCATALEADAKVKESETDLLFLDINMPYLTGLEFLEQLENPPLCILTTAYSEYALEGFRLQVVDYLLKPIAFNRFYQAVNKAQQQFIINEKLKKNTSLDDPFLYVRQSDTFIKVSWVDILYIESMQNYTKLHFKDKSLVIHQTMKAIEESLPSDHFFRIHKSYLINITHIDMISGGRLFINKTELPISRNRKEELLNQVVYKKLISK; encoded by the coding sequence ATGAGCTTTAATATTCCTAAAATGAAATGTCTTATTATTGATGATGAGCCTCTGGCAAGATTTCATCTTAAAGAACTGGCTGATCAGATTGATTTTTTATCCGTTGAAGGAACCTGCGCAACAGCACTGGAAGCTGACGCAAAGGTAAAGGAAAGCGAAACAGACCTTCTTTTCCTGGATATCAATATGCCCTATCTTACCGGCCTGGAGTTTCTGGAGCAGCTTGAAAATCCTCCTTTATGTATTCTTACCACGGCTTATTCCGAATATGCTTTGGAAGGATTTCGGCTGCAAGTGGTAGATTATCTTTTAAAACCTATTGCCTTCAACCGGTTTTATCAGGCGGTAAATAAGGCTCAGCAGCAGTTTATCATCAATGAAAAATTAAAAAAGAACACTTCCCTGGATGATCCCTTTCTCTATGTAAGGCAGTCTGATACTTTCATTAAAGTTTCATGGGTTGATATTCTGTATATTGAAAGCATGCAGAATTATACCAAGCTTCATTTTAAAGATAAATCACTGGTCATTCACCAGACGATGAAAGCGATTGAAGAATCACTTCCTTCGGATCATTTTTTCAGGATTCATAAATCATACCTCATCAATATTACCCATATTGATATGATCTCCGGCGGGCGTCTTTTTATCAATAAAACTGAATTACCTATTTCGCGTAACCGAAAGGAAGAATTACTTAATCAGGTGGTGTATAAAAAACTGATCAGTAAATAG